The genomic segment TCCTTATGCTGCGGCTCACCAGCCCCACCGGAGGCTCTCTCAGCAGCCGCACCCATCAAACTCGGACGGTACCGGCGACTGCCGCGCAATCGCGCATTGCCTGGACGGACACCTTCGGCGACGGCACACCAGACTTCCTGCGCCTCAACGATGCCGCTGACCAGGCAGCCTTCCGCCGCTGGTTCACGCTCATTGCCGAATACCAGGCCATCCGTCCGCGCAATGAAGTTCCGGCGGAGATCGTCGACTGCGCAAGCCTCCTCCGCTACTCTTATCGCGAAGCTTTCCGCCGTCATGACGAGCTGTGGTTCATGGCCACTGGGATCGAAGTCGCGCCTCCTCCCGGCGAAATCCGCGCGTGGCAATATCCCAACACGCCGCTGGGACGCGGACTCTTCCGTGTGGAGCCCGGTGATTTTCAGGATTCCGATGTTACCTCGGGCGCTTTCGCTGAATTCGCCGATGCCAAGACGCTCGTGGAGCGCAACGCCTTCTTCGTCAGCCGCGACGTGCGCGCTGCGCTTCCCGGCGACTTGCTGTTTTACCGGCAACTCGGCCACTCGTCGCCGTGGCATTCGATGATCGTTGCGCAGGCTGGCCCTGACGCTCGCGTTGTCTACGACACGGGTCCAAACCACGGCGAGGCTGGCGAGCTTCGCCGGGTTGCCATCTCGGAATTGATTGACCATCCCGAACCGGAGTGGCGCCCTCTGCCCGCCAATCCTAATTTTCTTGGTGTCTACCGCTGGAATATCCTTCGAGGAACCCAATGAACCCGCGCAAGCTGGTGGTTTCCGTGCTGTTTCTCGTCCTGTGCGCCGCCGCCGCGGCCAAGGACGCGCCCCGCTCGTTCTCTCTTTCGACCTCGCGCACGTTCTCTCCGGGCGAGAGCGTCAAGATCCAGCTTTTCTCGCGCAATGTTCCGGAGTTCGAATTCCGCGTCTACAAGGTGAACGACCTGGAGAAGTTCTTCGCCGGCCTCAAGGATCCGCACAGCTTTGGCGAACACGGCGAGTCACCCGCCGAGCAGATAGACCAGCGCACGTGGCTTGAACGCATCCACGACTGGAAGGCGCACCTCTGGTGGACGGTGCGGCACTTCTTCCGCGGCCAGTTCACTGACGGCGCGCGCGACACCTTTCGCGAGCAGCAGGGGAAACTCGGCAAGCGCAGCCGCATCGTCGGCGCTACGCAGTTCGCGCAGATCCCGATCCTGAACCAGAGCCAGCTTGTCGCGAAATGGAAACTTCAAACGCCGCCAGCCGTCGTGAGCGAAACGCAGCAGTTGCCGGTCGAGGGGCTGGGCAAGGGCGTGTACCTGATCGAGGCGACGGACGGAACCTACAAGGCCTATACGGTTGCGGTGGTCACCTCCATAGCTGTGGTGGAGCGAGGCGGACAGGGAGCAAGTCTATTTGTCGCCGATCGCAAGACCGGCGCGCCTGTGGCCGATGCCGATGTAGTGATGTGGGCCGGCGGCAAGCAGCAGTCCAGCGGCAAGACGGACAATGACGGCCTCGCGAATCTCACCATGGAGGTGCGCGGCGGCGAGCAGGGCGCCGAGCCCGAAAATGTCTGGATTCTCGCACGCCACGGCGACGACGCAGCGTTGGTCACGCCCTGGGGCTATTCGTTCCATTCGCAGAACAGCAATGATCTGGATGCGTATGTCTACACTGATCGGCCAGTCTACCGTCCCGGGCACACCGTCCATATCAAAGGCATCGTTCGCCGCGATGTGAATGACACCGTCGTACTGCCGCAAGTGCCGTCCGTCACGATGACGATTGAAGGCGGCGGCAAAACTGTCTTCGAAAAGGATCTACCCGTATCGGCGCACGGAACGGTCACCACAGACCTGAATCTGGAGTCCGATGCTGCCCTGGGGTTCTATAGCATTCGCCTCAGGATGAAGGATCAACCGGCTGGCTATGGAGGCTTCGGTTACGGAAACTTCGAGGTGCAGGAGTATAAGAAGCCCGAGTACCAGGTGACGGTGAAGCCCGCCGCGCAGCGCATTGTCCAGGGCAATACCCTGCAGGCCATCATTGAGGCTCGCTACTTCTTTGGCGAGCCGGTGCCGGGCGCGAAGGTGAAGTACGTTGTCCACACTTCAACCCACTACTGGTGGGGCGAGGAAGATGAGGGAGACGACAATGCAGGCGGAAGCGAGGGAGAAGGCTCGTATCCCGAGGAAGACGACACCTACGGCGCAACGGAGCAGCAAGAGCATGAGGGTGTTCTTGATGCGAATGGGCGGCTTGCCATAAGCCTGCCGGTTTCCCTCGATCCCAAGCATGAGGACCAGAACTTCCGCATTGAAGCGCGTGTGACGGACGCTGCTAATCGCGAGGTCAGTGGGCACGCAACTGTGCTCGCCACCTACGGCTCATTCCACATCAACGTTGAGCCGGTCAGCTATGTCGTCCAGGGCGGACAGCCGGTGCGCGTGAAGGTCACGGCGCAGGACTACGACAACAAACCTGTGCAGACCGCGGTTCACCTGGTTTCCACTCTACAGAAATGGGACAGTGTCACGCATGAGTACTCCAAAACGACTGCTGCAACGCGCGATGCAAACACCGGCGCGGATGGCACCGTGCTTGTCGATATTCCGATCGGATCGAGCGGCGACTTCAAAATCGCCGCGACAGCGCAGACTCCCGAGCAGCGCACAGTAGAAGGCGATACATGGGTGTGGGTCTGGAACGGTGCAGGACAGGCCTATCAGGAGAACACGCAGATCCAGATCGTCGCCGATAAGAAGTCGTACCAGGTGGGCGACACCGCGCATCTGCTCCTCGTCACGGGACTGAAGGAGTCCTGGGCGGTCGTCACCGTGGAGGGCAACAGCGTGCAATCGCGGCGCATTGTGCATGGCAGCGGGGATTCCGCCGCTTTCGACGTGCCCATTACCGCGCAGTCGGCGCCCAACGTGGTGGTAACGGCAATCCTTGTCCACGATGACCAGGTGGCGACCGCGCAGAAGAAGCTGAAGGTTCCGCTGACTGAGCGGACGCTTACCATTACTGCTACACCCGACAAGCAGAAGTACCTGCCCGGCGAAACCGGCACATTTGATGTCTTCACGGCCGACTCGAACGGTAACCCGGTTCAGGCCGACATTAGCTTCGGCGAAGTTGACGAAGCGCTCTACTCGGTGCGGCCCGATCAGAGCGGCGACATCGTTGGCGCGTTCTATCCTTCGCGCTACGTCTACCTGCAGACGCAGTCTTCGTTCGAGTTCTACTTCTCGGGCCAGGCCGGCACGAAGAGCCCGCTGCTCGCGGAACTGAACACCGCCGCCGGGCTCTACCATCCGCGCATGTCGCAGGTGAAACCCGGTTCCGATCTCGTAATGCCCAAGGTGCGCAAGGCATTCCCAGACACGGCTTACTGGAATCCCAACGTGCGCACCGGCCCAGAGGGCCACGCGCGCGTGCAGTTCGCGTTTCCTGATGCGCTCACCACGTGGCGCACTACCGTGCGCGCTATGACAGACGATGGCAAAGCCGGCGCGATGATTACTCGCGTGCTGGTGCGCAAGAATCTTATCGTGCGTCTCGCCGCGCCGCGCTTCTTCCGCCAGGGAGATGAGACGGTGCTGCGCGTCATCGCGCATAACTACCTCGAGTCAGCAAAGGAAGTCACTTTCGCGCTCGATATGCAGGGGCTCGACATTATCAGAGGTCAGACGCAGAAGGTTACGATTCCCGCCAAGGGCGAGAGCTATGTCGATTGGCGCGTGCGATCGAAGACTACCGGCACGGCGACCCTCACTGCGAAGGCGCTAACGAATGAAGAGTCTGACGCGCTCGAGATGACGCTGCCCATTCTGCCCTTCGGCGTGAAGCAGCGCGCGGCGGGCACCGGCGTGGTCTACTCCGGCGCAGGGCAGAACCAATGGTCGTTCGCGTATCCGGCACAATCCGATGCAGGAACTCGCGGCTTGACTGTAACGATTGCGCCTTCCGTTGCCGGAACCGTTTTCGATGCGCTCGACTACCTCACCAGCTATCCGTGGGGATGCACGGAGCAGACCATGTCGAGCTTCCTGCCGGACCTCATCGTTTCGGAGGCAGTGGACAAGCTGCACCTCAAGTCGCCCATCGATCCCAAGACGCTCAACGACATGGTTTCCGCAGGCATAGAGCGTCTGCAGGATTTCCAGCATGACGATGGAGGGTGGGGCTGGTGGCCCGATGATCCCAGTCGCGTCTTCATGACTGCCTACGTTGTGAGCGGCCTCGGCCAGGCCAAGGCGAGCCACGAGATCGATAAAGACAAGTTCGACAAAGGCCGCGCCTGGCTGGCGAAGGCTCTCGCCAATCACCCCAACATGGTTCCCGATCTGCGCGCGTATGTTGTCTACGCTCTCGCAACTACGGGAGACGCACCCAAAGAGGCGATGAACCGTGCGTGGACTGATCGCAACAAGCTAACTGATGAAGGCCTCGCGCTCCTCGGCCTCGCTTTCGACGCGGCCGGTGACGCGCGCGCGAAGGAAGCTGCAGAGCTGCTGGAAAAGAAAGCCAACGTGACAGACAGCGATGCCCACTGGGATTCGAACTACGACGGCCTGCTCGAATACTGGTACGACACGTCCAGCGAGACCACGGCTTTCGCGCTCAAGCTCCTTGTGCATCAAAAGCCGCAGAGCGGCCTGCTCAGCAAGTCGGCACGCTGGCTGGCTCAGCACCGCGACGGCGATTACTGGTATACGACCAAGCAGACCGCGCTCGTCATTGAAGGACTCACAGATTATCTTGCTCTCAGTGGTGAACTGGCCAACGAGTCCGATGTCGAGGTCCTCGTCAACGGAACCAGCGTGGGCAAGCGCCACTTCGGCCCCGCGGACGCATTTGGATCGCCATGGCGCGTCAAGCTCAGCGGAGATCAGGTTGCGAACGGCGGCCAAATCACAATCCGCAAATCCGGCAACGGCATTACATACTGGTCCGCGGAGAACTCCTGGTACTCGACTGACAAGCGCCAGTACCAGAAGGGAACTGTCGCGCTCAACATCACGCGCGACTACTACATCCTCCAGAAGAAGCAGGACAAGCCAACCGATCCCATCACCTACGATCTTGCTCCGCTCAGCGGCCCGGTGCACATCGGCGACGTGATCGCGGTGCGGCTCGCTATCGGCGGCAGCAGCTTCAGCTACGTTCTCGCGGAGGACCCGATTCCTGCCGGAACCGAGTTCGTTCCCAATGCAAGCCTCTACACGCTCAACCACAAGCCGGACTGGTGGGCCGACTGGTTTACGCGCAAGGAGTTCCACGACGACCGCGCTGCTTTCTTCAACACGGAATTCAGCGGCCGGCGCGAATACGTTTATCTTCTCAAGGTGGTGAATCCCGGCAAGTTCACCATCAGCCCCGCCGTTGCGGGTCCGATGTATCAGCCCGACACGCAAACCAGCAGCGATCCCGCGGCGCTCGAGGTGCTCCCATGACTGTCCGATTCCTCTCTACTACACGAGACCTCCTCGTACTCGGCGCGCGCCGGCTGCTGGGTGCAAGGCTGTGGGCTGCGCTGCAATTCGTTGGCATCGCCGTTCTCATCTCTATCGGATTGCTCTGGACGCGCATTCCCGAGAAGAACGCGTTTGAAGTAGCCTTGACTCTTTTCGTGCCGTTGCTCGTCGCTGCGGGATTCCTGGCATTGCAGGCCGCCTATCTCCGTTCGCTTCTGCGAGAACCCGCCGAACCGGAGCAGCACGAGGTTTCGCTGGCCCTCGGGGCACTCACGCTACTCCTGTGGATCGCGATCGGATGGATTCTCTGGAACTTCATCGACCGATTCGATGCAAACGACTATCAGTGGGCGATGTATCTCAATTCGCGTTTCGATCCCGATATGCGGTCGCGCATTCTCACTTATGATCACTTATCAAAGGGTTTCGATTACGCTGCATGGTTGCTGCGCTGGGTGCTTGTTCCCGGCGTGTTGCTGCCGCTCGGCTGCACGGCCTTTTACGGCCTTCGGCGCGGTCCCTGGCGGCGTATCCTGCGTGTCTGGATCGCGTGGCGCTGGTGGCTCGTCGTGCTCCTCCTTGCGCTCATTGGCGACGTTTTGCCCAGGTATTTCTTTGTTGGCGACCCCAAGGGCTCGGTACAGGCGCAGGTCTGGCGAGTCATTCTGAAACTGATTGCCGCTTACATCGTTTCGGTGCTCTGCTGGATTCTTGCGCTCGCGTGGTCCGCAGCGCTTGTCATCAGCCCACTGGAAGCTTCACCGTCCAGCCCCGCAGCGATCATTTCGGGCCGCCTCGAAGGCCGTCCATTACCGGTGGGCAATGCCGACGAGAACCTCAGTGGGAACGCCTGATCGCAGCCACTGAAGCACCTGATCGCGTCCGAAGCGATCGACAAGCTTCGCCGCGTAAATCGCCGCTTCACGGTGGGCAGCCTCTGACTGCGCTTCCGTATCGGAATGTCTGAGGCTCGCTTCGACTGTGTCAAAACTGAACGCTGCTCTGCGTTGACGTATCGCAGCGCCCTGGTCGGATGCTGACCACAGTTCGACCAGCCCCTCGCGCAGCCACAGCGGTGCCGCTGGTCCCGTCTGCTGCTCAACCAGAGCATGCAGAAACTCATGCCGCAGGGTTGAGGCTAGCAGATTCCGCGCAGCCAGCGTGCTGAGCGGCTGCGTCGCAATCCAGTCGCCTTCGGCAAACGCCGCTACCCAACCCGGTGCCAGCGTCTCATCGCGAAAGGCGCTGATCGAAGCGAATGCCCGCACCGTAATTGGCGCGCTCGCGTTCAGCCCCGATCGATGCGAAGCCTCTGCGCGGGCCCGTGCCACGTCATTCAGAAACCTGCGATCGTCGCCCTCCAGTGTCTCCAGCAAGAACCCTTCGCCTGCGCGCGCAATCCACGGTTTCCCAGTTGACTCGTCTGCCGCTTGCGCGCCGGGAAAATACTGCGCGAGAATCTCGGCCGCGTTCCTGCCCTTGTCTCCCATCACAGCAGCGCCGCGTTGGCAAAGGCCGACTCCGTGTCCCCATCCGCGGCCGTG from the Occallatibacter riparius genome contains:
- a CDS encoding DUF1175 domain-containing protein, which encodes MTLRARRLVVSRVAKRPAPRMAIAFTAVLALMTVFLMLRLTSPTGGSLSSRTHQTRTVPATAAQSRIAWTDTFGDGTPDFLRLNDAADQAAFRRWFTLIAEYQAIRPRNEVPAEIVDCASLLRYSYREAFRRHDELWFMATGIEVAPPPGEIRAWQYPNTPLGRGLFRVEPGDFQDSDVTSGAFAEFADAKTLVERNAFFVSRDVRAALPGDLLFYRQLGHSSPWHSMIVAQAGPDARVVYDTGPNHGEAGELRRVAISELIDHPEPEWRPLPANPNFLGVYRWNILRGTQ
- a CDS encoding alpha-2-macroglobulin family protein — its product is MNPRKLVVSVLFLVLCAAAAAKDAPRSFSLSTSRTFSPGESVKIQLFSRNVPEFEFRVYKVNDLEKFFAGLKDPHSFGEHGESPAEQIDQRTWLERIHDWKAHLWWTVRHFFRGQFTDGARDTFREQQGKLGKRSRIVGATQFAQIPILNQSQLVAKWKLQTPPAVVSETQQLPVEGLGKGVYLIEATDGTYKAYTVAVVTSIAVVERGGQGASLFVADRKTGAPVADADVVMWAGGKQQSSGKTDNDGLANLTMEVRGGEQGAEPENVWILARHGDDAALVTPWGYSFHSQNSNDLDAYVYTDRPVYRPGHTVHIKGIVRRDVNDTVVLPQVPSVTMTIEGGGKTVFEKDLPVSAHGTVTTDLNLESDAALGFYSIRLRMKDQPAGYGGFGYGNFEVQEYKKPEYQVTVKPAAQRIVQGNTLQAIIEARYFFGEPVPGAKVKYVVHTSTHYWWGEEDEGDDNAGGSEGEGSYPEEDDTYGATEQQEHEGVLDANGRLAISLPVSLDPKHEDQNFRIEARVTDAANREVSGHATVLATYGSFHINVEPVSYVVQGGQPVRVKVTAQDYDNKPVQTAVHLVSTLQKWDSVTHEYSKTTAATRDANTGADGTVLVDIPIGSSGDFKIAATAQTPEQRTVEGDTWVWVWNGAGQAYQENTQIQIVADKKSYQVGDTAHLLLVTGLKESWAVVTVEGNSVQSRRIVHGSGDSAAFDVPITAQSAPNVVVTAILVHDDQVATAQKKLKVPLTERTLTITATPDKQKYLPGETGTFDVFTADSNGNPVQADISFGEVDEALYSVRPDQSGDIVGAFYPSRYVYLQTQSSFEFYFSGQAGTKSPLLAELNTAAGLYHPRMSQVKPGSDLVMPKVRKAFPDTAYWNPNVRTGPEGHARVQFAFPDALTTWRTTVRAMTDDGKAGAMITRVLVRKNLIVRLAAPRFFRQGDETVLRVIAHNYLESAKEVTFALDMQGLDIIRGQTQKVTIPAKGESYVDWRVRSKTTGTATLTAKALTNEESDALEMTLPILPFGVKQRAAGTGVVYSGAGQNQWSFAYPAQSDAGTRGLTVTIAPSVAGTVFDALDYLTSYPWGCTEQTMSSFLPDLIVSEAVDKLHLKSPIDPKTLNDMVSAGIERLQDFQHDDGGWGWWPDDPSRVFMTAYVVSGLGQAKASHEIDKDKFDKGRAWLAKALANHPNMVPDLRAYVVYALATTGDAPKEAMNRAWTDRNKLTDEGLALLGLAFDAAGDARAKEAAELLEKKANVTDSDAHWDSNYDGLLEYWYDTSSETTAFALKLLVHQKPQSGLLSKSARWLAQHRDGDYWYTTKQTALVIEGLTDYLALSGELANESDVEVLVNGTSVGKRHFGPADAFGSPWRVKLSGDQVANGGQITIRKSGNGITYWSAENSWYSTDKRQYQKGTVALNITRDYYILQKKQDKPTDPITYDLAPLSGPVHIGDVIAVRLAIGGSSFSYVLAEDPIPAGTEFVPNASLYTLNHKPDWWADWFTRKEFHDDRAAFFNTEFSGRREYVYLLKVVNPGKFTISPAVAGPMYQPDTQTSSDPAALEVLP